A single region of the Candidatus Cloacimonadota bacterium genome encodes:
- a CDS encoding DMT family transporter, with protein sequence MKSNNLNTDILLLISALIWGFAFVAQRAGMQFIGPFTYNSIRFLMGGIFLIPFIKRKKIFQKSSFKINLKFGIILGIILFIGSSFQQSGIVYTTAGNAGFITGLYVIFVPILGIFISRKTGKGTWIGALLAVCGMYLLSASSKVEMNFGNFLVFISATFWAVHVLLVDNFTKKIEPLILACIQFLVCSVLCFFSMLLFEEPTFPAIQSALIPLLYGGLISVGIGFTLQVVAQKKAHPTHAAIILSLEAVFAVVGGILILSEELKIHAFIGCLLMLTGMLVSQLWQRKAS encoded by the coding sequence ATGAAATCCAATAACTTGAACACAGACATTCTCTTGTTGATTTCCGCTCTCATCTGGGGATTTGCCTTTGTTGCCCAGAGAGCTGGAATGCAGTTCATCGGACCGTTTACCTACAACTCCATTCGCTTTTTGATGGGTGGGATTTTTCTCATTCCATTCATCAAACGGAAAAAGATTTTCCAAAAATCAAGTTTCAAAATTAACCTGAAATTCGGGATCATTCTCGGGATAATTTTATTTATCGGATCATCATTCCAACAATCCGGGATTGTTTATACAACAGCCGGAAATGCTGGATTCATAACCGGACTTTATGTGATCTTTGTGCCGATTCTGGGAATATTCATCAGCAGGAAAACCGGAAAAGGAACCTGGATTGGAGCGCTTCTGGCAGTTTGCGGAATGTATCTTTTGAGTGCTTCCAGCAAAGTGGAGATGAATTTCGGGAATTTCCTCGTTTTCATCAGTGCGACCTTCTGGGCTGTACATGTGCTGCTGGTCGATAATTTCACCAAAAAGATCGAACCTCTCATTCTTGCCTGCATCCAGTTCCTGGTTTGTTCTGTTCTCTGCTTTTTCAGTATGCTGCTGTTTGAAGAACCGACTTTTCCTGCTATTCAGTCTGCTTTGATTCCTTTGCTTTACGGAGGATTGATCTCGGTTGGGATTGGTTTCACTTTGCAGGTCGTTGCCCAGAAAAAAGCACATCCCACTCATGCCGCTATCATTTTAAGTTTGGAAGCAGTTTTTGCTGTAGTTGGCGGGATTTTGATCTTGAGCGAAGAACTGAAAATCCACGCATTTATCGGCTGTCTGCTGATGTTGACAGGAATGCTGGTTTCACAACTTTGGCAGAGGAAAGCATCTTAA